GTGCTGTGCGACATCGGACGATGCTCCTCGACGGTGAGCGAAGCATTGAGGAGGAGGACTCCCTGCCGAGCCCAGTGTGTGAGGTTGCCCGAAGTGGGGCTGTACGCCACACCCATGTCGTCCGACAACTCCTTGTAGATGTTGCGAAGGGATGGGGGGATCGCCACACCGTCCTGCACGGAGAAGCTCAGACCGTGCGCCTGTCCCGGGCCGTGATAAGGGTCTTGACCGAGGATGACGACCTTGACCTTGTCGAATGGGCAGAGATCAAAGGCCGCAAAGATGTCTTTTCCCTTCGGATAGATACGTCCTGTGGTATAAGCTTGTCGTACACGCTCGATGAGGATGCCGAAGTACTCCTTCTCAAACTCCGGGGCAAGGACCCTCTGCCATGACTCTTCTATCCGTACCATCTCTCACTGTCTTCGAAATCAATATCTGTTGTACTTGTCATTGTTACCCGATCATTTTGTACAAAGATAACTTTTTTGGATATAAGTACACCGCCTTGGGCGACCAACATTTGTCCTCCGTATTGTTTCGATGGACACCGGATGAGATCTCTGTGTGAGATATATCTGATCACAGAAGAGTTTTTTCAAAATCCGAATCAGTCACTCCGAACGTCATGGATGATCCTCATTCGACTTCTGTTTTGTGAGACAAAGGGGGAGGGAGGGGTGGTTAGGATGTGGGTTTGTGGCTGTTGGCTCTTGTCAATTGGTGATAAATTAGATACCTTTGCTATGATGGTAGCTTCGGTGTTGCCGAAGTTGTTGTAGACATCCAATTTATCCAATATTTATATCGTATAGACTTATGAAGTTTTTTATCGACACTGCAAATCTTGATCACATCAAGACAGCTCAGGATCTCGGTATCCTCGACGGCGTCACCACCAATCCCTCTCTCATGGCCAAGGAAGGTATCACCGGCAACGATGCTGTCAAAGCACACTATAAGGCTATCTGCGACATCGTCGATGGTGATGTGAGTGCCGAAGTGATCTCGACCACCTATGACGAGATGATCGCCGAAGCTCACGTACTCGCTGCCCTCGATCCCAAGATCGTGGTCAAGGTGCCCATCACCGTGGATGGTCTCAAGGTGATCAAGACATTGGCTTCGGAAGGTATCCGTACCAACTGTACGCTCATCTTCTCTCCCGGTCAGGCTCTCCTTGCAGCAAAGGCCGGTGCTACATACGTGTCTCCATTCCTCGGACGTCTCGATGACATCTGTCAGGATGGTCTCAACCTCATCGAAGAGATCCGTGAGATCTTCGACAACTACGACTTCACCACTGAGATATTGGCTGCATCGATACGTTCGCCACTCCACATCACTTACTGTGCGAAGTTGGGTGCGGATGTCGTGACTTCGCCTCTTGACTCTATCTTGAGACTGCTCAAGCACCCTCTCACCGACAACGGCTTGGCACAGTTCATCAAGGACTCTGCTAATCTGAAGTAATCTCCTCGGCAAGGACTCACTTGCCAAGACCCAAAAATAACACCCCCACATCGAGAGCGACATCTGCTCTCGATGTGGGGCGTTTGGTTCATAGATGCATAGTGGCAGGCATTCTGGCACGAGGCTATTTTGGCGGACGACAAAATTTCGACAAGAGGCTGAAAGGAGGTATCTGTTACCTATAGGTCGAGGTGATGTCTTTGTGGCGATGTAGTTTTGTCGTAAACTCGACTGTGGATGAAAATCTTTTCGTTTATTTGGAGTATCTTTATTGATATCTACAATACGGACATGAGAAAGATAAAAGATATTGCTATAGCCGAGTCTGGAGACAGCGACTTCAAGGAACGGCTTGAGACAAAGAATGCTAAAAGTTGGCTGAAAAGTGTAAGTGCGTTTGCCAATGGTATTGGAGGGACTCTCTATTTTGGCGTAGAAGATGGTACACGTAAAGTGATCGGCATAGAAAATATCCAAACGGTCATTAGCAAAATTACAGAGCTGATAGTCGCTCGTATCACACCTCGTCCCACCTTTGAATGCATCCCTTTGGAGAGAGAGGGTAAAGATGTTTTGGTTGTCAGTGTAGACTCCGGGAAGCAAACACCTTTTTACTATGTTCACGAACACCACCATACAGCATATATCCGTATGGGAGATGAGTCTGTCCCCGCGACCGACTATCAGCTGAATGAACTTATCCTCAAGGGACGGAACGAGACATACGACAGTCAAATAACAGATAAATTGCGAACGGATTATAGTTTCACATTACTGGAAGCAACTTACTTACACACTCTGAATCAACATATGACAGAGAGTGATTATGTCTCTTTTGGTTTGGCGACCGAAGATGCTCATTTGACCAATGCAGGATTGCTTTTTGCGGATCAATGTCCGTTGTCGGATAGTAGAGTGTTTTGTACCCGTTGGAACGGATTACAAAAAGGATCGGTGCACGATGATGCCGCTGACGATGCCGAATACAGTGGTAATCTGATATCCTTGCTAAAAAACACCACTGAGTTTATCCGGAGAAATACTCGGAAAGGATGGATCAAAACACCTGATAGCAGAATCGAAAAACCTGATTATGCTGAACGTGCTTATTTTGAGGGAGTTGTCAATGCCTTGATACACAGGTTATATGACTTTAGAGGGACAGAGGTTCATGTGGATATGTTTGATGACCGTCTCGTTATTTCTTCTCCCGGAGGGGTCTATGGTGGTGGCGAACTCGAACCAATGAGGGATGGATCCTATATCTCAAAGAGACGTAATCCGATATTGGCCGATGTCTTCAGCCGATTGAGATTTATGGAACGAAGAGGTAGTGGAATGAAGAAAATATTTGATGCCACAAAGGATCTTTATGGTTATACGAAAGAAAAGACTCCTTTTTTTGAAGTGTTTGGAAAGAGTGATTTTGTCTTGACCATCCCGAACGTCAATTATATCCATGATACCATACATGACAACATACATGACAACATACATGACAACATACATGATACCATGCATGATACCATACATGATACCATACATGACAACATACATGACAACATACATGAAAAAGTCTCGATGTTATTGTCCTTTTGCGAAGTTTCTCGAAGTCGAGAAGAGATGATGGAGTTTTTGGAGTTAAGGAACCGAGATCATTTTTTGAAGAAATACCTTCGCCCGCTATTAGATCAGGGCAAAATTGAAATGACTATCCCCGAAAAACCTCGGAGCAAACACCAAAGATATAGAACCACGTCTTAAAGTGAAGACGTCTCTGTAAATGGTGTAATACGTGGCTGAAATAGGCGTTAGGGCTGTGTCTTTGTTCGGCGATTGGTTGAAGTGAAATCCCTCCTTTTCTTTAACGAGCGATTTCGATTATTTTGTGTATCTTAGCCTTGATATATGTTTAACTATATCTTGCTTTTAAGATGGATTGGATACAGTTTTCCCTCAAAGACTTCATAGACGTACTCCTCGTGACTCTCTTCTTGTACTACACGTACAAGGCACTGAAGACATCGGGGAGTCGTACGCTCTTTACGGGGATCATCTCGTTCATCATCCTTTGGGTGGTGATATACAGGCTCTTTGATATGCGCTTGATGGGGGCTATCCTCGATAAGTTCATGGGAGTGGGCTTCTTCTTGCTTGTCATTCTTTTTCAGGATGATATCAAGAGATTTCTTAATGCGCTGGGGTCGAGGGGGAGATGGAAGTTTTTGGGTCGCCTTTTCGGTAAGGAGAATGGCGAGGAAAAGCTGGATGCAAGCTACATCGCTTCGCTCACCTTGGCGTGTGTCAACATGGCCAAGAAGAAGAGTGGTGCCCTCATCGTCATAGAGGGGGACATCGACCTTGAGGCTTATGAGCATACCGGTGAGATCATCAATGCCGATGTCAATGCGCGCTTGATCGAAAATATCTTCTTCAAAAACAGTCCGCTCCATGATGGTGCGCTCATCATCAGCAACTATCGCATGGCTTCGGCGGGGTGTATCCTCCCCGTAGCTCAGAATGTGATGATGCCCAAGGAAATGGGGCTTCGCCACCGTGCGGCTCTCGGGATGGCTCGACTGACGGATGCTAAGGTCATCATCATTTCGGAGGAGAGGGGCAAGATGTCGGTGGCGTACAAGGGTGAAATCTTGGCAGATGTCAACGCGGATGAGCTCCAAAAGTTTTTGTCCGCCACGACCACCGATCTGAGCACAGTAAGAGAGACGACTTAGGATAGACATTTTGTCAGATGCAAAAAGAAGAAAGAGATATCATCGATAATAATAACGAACCGACCGAAACGGTGACAGAGACCCCTGCTCCGAAGCCCAGGAAGCGGCGGAGGGTGCTGAAGTGGGTGATAGGGGTGTTGGTCTTCATACTCCTGCTCCCGGTCATCGTGGTGGGGTTGTTGTATGTCCCACCTTTGCAGAACTGGGCTATAGGTCTTGTCTCCAAGCAGGTGTCCAAGGCTACGGGCTGGGATGTCACCGTGGGGCGTTTTCACCTTGGACTGCCTCTGTCGGTGGAGGTTGGCGATGTGCTGGCTCTCTCTGCCGAGGGGGATACGATAGCGTTCGTGTCGAAGTTGGAGGCGGATGTGTCCGTCTTCTCGATAGCGAATGGGATCATCCCGATATCGAAGACTGCATTGGAGGGAGCGAAGGTGGACTTCATGACGACGGATTCCACGTTTGCTGTCCAAGGTCATGTGGGGGAACTGAGGGCCAACAATGCGAGCTTCAACCTCAAAGAGCAAAAACTCGCACTCAGCAGTCTCCGCCTTGCTCATACTGAGGCTTACGTATTTTACGGTGACACGACGAAAAAGGAGCCAAAGCCCAAGACCGAGCCTACGAAGTTGAAGATATACTTGGGCAAGGTGGATATAGAGAAGGTGAGGGGGGCTTTTGCGATGCACCCTGATACCAATATCGTGGACATCAGTCTCCACAAAGCAAAGATAGCAAATGCCGAGATCAACCTTGAAAAGTCGCTCTACAAGGCAGACAACATCCTCATCGATGGACGTGTCTACAAGGCAGGACCGGAGATGGAGATGCTCCCCATGCCTTGGGATTTGGCTCTCGATGTGCATAGGGTGCAGTACGATAGTATCTATACCTTGGCTCAGGTGCAGTCGGCGACCTTCATGACGGCCGATGGGTGGACGGTAGAGTCGCTCAGTGCCGATATCAACAAGGATGAGACATATATGGACATCAAGAACCTTGATGTCCGACTCATGTCGAGTTACCTCACGGGGGATGCCCGCATACCGTTTGCCGGATGGAAGCCCGACAGTGTAGGGGACATGAGTGTTGCCCTCAATGGACTCATATATATGAGGGATCTGGAGAGGTTTGTGCCTATGGATCAGGAGTGGCCGTCACAGCCGATCATGCTCCGTCTCTCAGGGCAGGGACGTATGGATCAGGCCTTGCGTGTACGGGGTGATGTGAGACTGCAGGAGGTGCTTGCCCTCAATGTCGATGGGACGCTCAACGAGATCATGAGAGATCGCAGGACAGCGAAGGTCAGGATCAAGGCTTCGACCGGTGAGGTGATGGAGACCCTTGCCCTCTTCGGTGTGGCGAACCCTTCGTGGCGCATCCCTCAAGATGTGACATTGGATGGCTACGTGGAGTATTCGCCACAGAGGATGTCTACGGACACGAGGATCGTCACTCCCCGAGGGGTGTTGACTGCCGAAGGTTTTTTCAGCCCTCGTAGCAAGGCTTATAGCGCAAATGTTACGATAGCGGATATGGACATGAGGCAGTTCTTACCCCGAGACACGATAGGCTTGGTGCGTGCTCATCTCGTGGCCGAAGGTCGGGGTACGGATGTCTTCTCGCCTTCGACGGTGGCAAATGTCTACTTCATCATCGACTCGCTCGAGTATATGCATACTTCGCTCAAGGACATCAGTCTCGTCTCTCAGCTCCGTGACCAACAGCTCTTCGCGGCTCTCAACAGCCCCAACGAAGCCCTCGGTGTGAGTGCACAGGTCGATGCGACTCTCATGAAGAAAAATCTCGTGGCGAGTGTCAACCTCCTCATAGATACGATCGTCCCATCCAAGCTCGGCATACAGACCGGAGTGCTGGATGCTGCTTCGCTCGAACTGAGAAGTTCGCTCCGAAGCGATATGGATGAGTATTACAGCTTCGTGGGCGAGATAGAGAATGCCCATCTCTCGACAGACATGGGGCTCATCCGTCCTACAAACATATACATGAATGCCCACTCTTCGAAGGACTCTCTCGGTGCCGGGGTGAAGTCCGGGGATCTCGTCCTCGACTTCTCATCACGCAACGGTCTCAAGGACTTCCTCTCTCGGATAGAGAAGCTGTCGAAGGAGATACAGACCTTCACTGCGGATACTATGGGGATCACTGATATATCCCCATGGATCAAGCTCTATCCGGATATGCGTCTTTCGTTGGCGATGGGCCGGTCGAACCCTCTGAGGACCTATCTCGACAAGCATTATATCGGATGGCAGAAGTTTGCCTTGTCCGTGGGGACATCGACAGATAAGGGGCTTTCGGGCGAGCTGTACGTGGACAACTTCCAGAAGGAAGGCTTCCGTGTGGATCAGATGGACGCCGTGATACGCCAGGACTCTTCGTTCTTCTACACCGTGGCTTCGGTGCACAAGGAGAAGTTCAAGGACCAACAGCCGTTCAATGCCATGGTCTCCCTCACGACAAATGTCCATCGTACCGAGGTCTTCACCAGAGTGGAGGATCGCAATGAGGAGAGCTTCCTCCAGCTTGGTCTCGATATGACGAAGATGCCGAACAACGACTTGAAGTTCAGTTTCACTCCCGGAGCACAGATACTTGCATACAATAGTTTTGATGTCAAGGGTGCTAACTATATCGTCCTGCCGGCACACGACAGAATGCGTATCAAAGCCGACATCGATCTCGTCGCTCCGGATGAGTCGGGGATCTCCGTAAGATCTCTCGGTGAGAGTCCCGAACCATCAGATACACTCAACCTCAGCATCAGGAACTTCAGCCTTGAGAAGATCAAAAACCTCTCTTTCGTACCCGACATGGACGGTATGATCAATCTCAATGCAAACTGGATCAAGACCGATGGCATCAATGACTATACGGCTTTCTTGCGTCTCAATAACTTCAAGTTTGACAAGAAGGATGTGGGATCGATCATTGTGGCCGGTCATACGAGACCCAAGGAGATGGGAACCTTTGCGGTCGCTCAGTTGGCCCTCGATGGATCGCTTGTGATGGATGCGCAGGCCTTTGCTCCGAAGAGGGAGGGTGCCAAGGCTCGATGGAGTGCGAAGATCAGCGAGCTTCCTCTTGATAAGGCCAACCCCTTCTTGCCCAAAGATATGCTCGAACTCAAGGGGTATCTCAATGCCGACATCCGCAACTACGACACGACCAAGGACATCCAGACGACCAACACAGCTACCATCGATGGGGTGATGCACTTCGACAGTGCTTCGATCTTCATCCCCAAGATCAATGAGTCTTATGGCTTGGACAACAAGAAGATCCATGTCAAGGAAGATGTCCTGAGGCTCGACAACTTTGCCCTCGCTGCCAATACGAATGCAAAGCTCTACACCAACGGTACGGTGCGCCTCAGTGATGACATGAAGATGAACCTTACGCTGAGAGGCAATGATATGCTTTTGCTCGACTCGAAGCGTACCGACAAGACGATGCTCCATGGTATCATCAGTGCAGATGCCAATATCCGACTCAAAGGCCCTGCTCGTGCCCTCGATGTGACGGGTAATGTCTCCATCAACGGTAACACGAACATCACTTATGTGGCGCAGGATAGCCCATTGGAGAACCGCAACAAGTTCTCGGGTCTCATAGAGTTCACCGACTTCAGCGACACACTCTTCGTAGCGAAGAAAGCTGCTGTCGACAGTCTTTCTCTCGGAGGTATGAACGTCAGGCTGGGGGTACACATCGACCCTGCACTCAGGGCAACGGCCATCCTCACCAAGGACGAGGCGAACAAAGCCTACATCCAAGGGGGCGGTGACCTCAACTTCTCGATGCCTCCCTATGGCACGATGAGTCTTAACGGTACGTTTGAGATCCGTGACGGGTATGTCTACTACAACCTCCCACCGATCAGTCGTAAGTTTATCGTGGAGAAAGACAGCCGTATCTCTTGGGCCGGCAATGTCATGAATCCTTACATCGACTTCAAGGCTACTTCTCGCATCAAGTCCGATGTCGCCAACGGTAACGAGGCTTCACGTAAGGTCAACTTCGATGTCAGCATTTTGGCAAAAAACAACGTCGAGGATCTTTCGCTCCTCTTTACGATGGACTCACCCGAAGAC
This is a stretch of genomic DNA from Porphyromonas cangingivalis. It encodes these proteins:
- a CDS encoding uracil-DNA glycosylase — its product is MVRIEESWQRVLAPEFEKEYFGILIERVRQAYTTGRIYPKGKDIFAAFDLCPFDKVKVVILGQDPYHGPGQAHGLSFSVQDGVAIPPSLRNIYKELSDDMGVAYSPTSGNLTHWARQGVLLLNASLTVEEHRPMSHSTIGWHIFTDNVIRAISKEKEHVVFILWGAFAGSKRGLIDETKHLVLSSAHPSPMSVHRGFFGSKPFSKANYFLFAHGLAPIQWIME
- the fsa gene encoding fructose-6-phosphate aldolase translates to MKFFIDTANLDHIKTAQDLGILDGVTTNPSLMAKEGITGNDAVKAHYKAICDIVDGDVSAEVISTTYDEMIAEAHVLAALDPKIVVKVPITVDGLKVIKTLASEGIRTNCTLIFSPGQALLAAKAGATYVSPFLGRLDDICQDGLNLIEEIREIFDNYDFTTEILAASIRSPLHITYCAKLGADVVTSPLDSILRLLKHPLTDNGLAQFIKDSANLK
- a CDS encoding translocation/assembly module TamB domain-containing protein, whose product is MQKEERDIIDNNNEPTETVTETPAPKPRKRRRVLKWVIGVLVFILLLPVIVVGLLYVPPLQNWAIGLVSKQVSKATGWDVTVGRFHLGLPLSVEVGDVLALSAEGDTIAFVSKLEADVSVFSIANGIIPISKTALEGAKVDFMTTDSTFAVQGHVGELRANNASFNLKEQKLALSSLRLAHTEAYVFYGDTTKKEPKPKTEPTKLKIYLGKVDIEKVRGAFAMHPDTNIVDISLHKAKIANAEINLEKSLYKADNILIDGRVYKAGPEMEMLPMPWDLALDVHRVQYDSIYTLAQVQSATFMTADGWTVESLSADINKDETYMDIKNLDVRLMSSYLTGDARIPFAGWKPDSVGDMSVALNGLIYMRDLERFVPMDQEWPSQPIMLRLSGQGRMDQALRVRGDVRLQEVLALNVDGTLNEIMRDRRTAKVRIKASTGEVMETLALFGVANPSWRIPQDVTLDGYVEYSPQRMSTDTRIVTPRGVLTAEGFFSPRSKAYSANVTIADMDMRQFLPRDTIGLVRAHLVAEGRGTDVFSPSTVANVYFIIDSLEYMHTSLKDISLVSQLRDQQLFAALNSPNEALGVSAQVDATLMKKNLVASVNLLIDTIVPSKLGIQTGVLDAASLELRSSLRSDMDEYYSFVGEIENAHLSTDMGLIRPTNIYMNAHSSKDSLGAGVKSGDLVLDFSSRNGLKDFLSRIEKLSKEIQTFTADTMGITDISPWIKLYPDMRLSLAMGRSNPLRTYLDKHYIGWQKFALSVGTSTDKGLSGELYVDNFQKEGFRVDQMDAVIRQDSSFFYTVASVHKEKFKDQQPFNAMVSLTTNVHRTEVFTRVEDRNEESFLQLGLDMTKMPNNDLKFSFTPGAQILAYNSFDVKGANYIVLPAHDRMRIKADIDLVAPDESGISVRSLGESPEPSDTLNLSIRNFSLEKIKNLSFVPDMDGMINLNANWIKTDGINDYTAFLRLNNFKFDKKDVGSIIVAGHTRPKEMGTFAVAQLALDGSLVMDAQAFAPKREGAKARWSAKISELPLDKANPFLPKDMLELKGYLNADIRNYDTTKDIQTTNTATIDGVMHFDSASIFIPKINESYGLDNKKIHVKEDVLRLDNFALAANTNAKLYTNGTVRLSDDMKMNLTLRGNDMLLLDSKRTDKTMLHGIISADANIRLKGPARALDVTGNVSINGNTNITYVAQDSPLENRNKFSGLIEFTDFSDTLFVAKKAAVDSLSLGGMNVRLGVHIDPALRATAILTKDEANKAYIQGGGDLNFSMPPYGTMSLNGTFEIRDGYVYYNLPPISRKFIVEKDSRISWAGNVMNPYIDFKATSRIKSDVANGNEASRKVNFDVSILAKNNVEDLSLLFTMDSPEDLTMRNNIMAMTEEERSRQAIMLLATGVYFGGQGVATGGFDVNTALSSLLASQFTSLVGEALDAEINVGIEGANAETGRGTNYSYSIAKKFYNDRISVVVGGQVETGGNNAARTSGQSFINNMSIDYRLDKAGTHYVRLFHKKNYENLLDGEVIETGVGYVLRRRMARLRELFKFNLKPRPQLPEPPKEKSEVPKDEKADK
- a CDS encoding RNA-binding domain-containing protein, whose product is MRKIKDIAIAESGDSDFKERLETKNAKSWLKSVSAFANGIGGTLYFGVEDGTRKVIGIENIQTVISKITELIVARITPRPTFECIPLEREGKDVLVVSVDSGKQTPFYYVHEHHHTAYIRMGDESVPATDYQLNELILKGRNETYDSQITDKLRTDYSFTLLEATYLHTLNQHMTESDYVSFGLATEDAHLTNAGLLFADQCPLSDSRVFCTRWNGLQKGSVHDDAADDAEYSGNLISLLKNTTEFIRRNTRKGWIKTPDSRIEKPDYAERAYFEGVVNALIHRLYDFRGTEVHVDMFDDRLVISSPGGVYGGGELEPMRDGSYISKRRNPILADVFSRLRFMERRGSGMKKIFDATKDLYGYTKEKTPFFEVFGKSDFVLTIPNVNYIHDTIHDNIHDNIHDNIHDTMHDTIHDTIHDNIHDNIHEKVSMLLSFCEVSRSREEMMEFLELRNRDHFLKKYLRPLLDQGKIEMTIPEKPRSKHQRYRTTS
- a CDS encoding diadenylate cyclase yields the protein MDWIQFSLKDFIDVLLVTLFLYYTYKALKTSGSRTLFTGIISFIILWVVIYRLFDMRLMGAILDKFMGVGFFLLVILFQDDIKRFLNALGSRGRWKFLGRLFGKENGEEKLDASYIASLTLACVNMAKKKSGALIVIEGDIDLEAYEHTGEIINADVNARLIENIFFKNSPLHDGALIISNYRMASAGCILPVAQNVMMPKEMGLRHRAALGMARLTDAKVIIISEERGKMSVAYKGEILADVNADELQKFLSATTTDLSTVRETT